A stretch of the Uranotaenia lowii strain MFRU-FL chromosome 3, ASM2978415v1, whole genome shotgun sequence genome encodes the following:
- the LOC129751877 gene encoding activating transcription factor 7-interacting protein 1 — MMEVDQPITNGNGLATKLPEADAVQSIKQNGAVGTPQPQSATLAEEDVVMDIDETLVESSSVSTLAGKGLEDEENMERLMLSETDDNDEELLDNTISSGTELVQTISDTLIEDIIQLNKDSHRAEEEKQEEEQGKQEAANEVVTLDTLIDDELDEKLLLEGDDDDDAVEIGVEVDESELLAETLPSVELEKLMKEDEPVTVVDNSIVVKVPEADATIQDLTDSSTVVDDEAGLSILNTAAVDMTSVDETELDEPMEDEDAAQKDTPVLEDLMAEIENGESNPVELETDPAAPEQSEVLLEKEEHMVRSEAPSPDLEDLIKFSDTVVEVDEKETLPEPARVESETPAIVDLPEETRIESETPVIAELPEESVSNESFTAAEKSSCQPEASPEISDLIKFTSILEPQPSEPSEPEANPELPSEVESESSEAEKDNSEQVTENTKVRQSENESSETKDTLKDQPVIDAEPKESPKEDVQSEETPVEETDKAEETVIESVSKENVEKDCAAIESELSDLIRFSEPLKKSEEDEKSEASSETKTDKTDDDKLEPIEEKVEEKTDKSETVEEKAEEDTETKDSEEDAQTSKITCPQALQAADEEDLLEMMEEPDRAEQDDDQHEEDGDDHSSESGSAKPETAQGDGEDDDFDEEAESDYMAVDDEEASRNAEDAEEGTEAEQKDDEEADGEPPSKRRCSVDVRSPQEKVNESLMEAVEKEVSEKEVIAEETNEEVAPKDEKLAEKEESTSEKEATKEKKLEAMDVSEDTPDVAEPKSESEPELEEKSEGVPEASVEVAKKTSESVEKSETQEETKVTEESLKVAKTESEETVEEKSEEVTKEVSTEAAESSLTEATTKSSEEVPKTTEKSEKDDCVEIDGAESVEVNKEKIASSGEAPATEKAKAESKPEEPKKDTEEDTKKTKDTDAQDEILVIDDDDDVPEKKAEKKEAGVKRPCPSDEDANEDSAKKVRLSDKKEEDKPGKEPGKSALESIEPIKIDLDPEPKMLKELKPVRLDFLKKFKKPLEKMNRSDLEEFVLQKIVEGIAFKSTIADMRNQLEAHDTLLQGYRQKVHDLNKQFKDLEMVHERVVKDLEKRNQHFITPVKITRAVGLQVSQPRFGANNRQSGVNTNSPATNSPKTQTSRSQPATPTQTGPSPTKASPQNSIQVRKPQFSRTTAANKSNINQSAISRTGATVNSINRIIPSGTATTPVNKSITPLQSPVSTPQQQNSPAQNAQQQLPQATSANIVRKKPIQKFTPMRPPLSLTQQVQQQQQTRQMQEQLLRQQIQESQNPGSAPGSQPQSPLTQSPQGSPLTRTPEPASSPIGNASGRVPPIVVKKVGPPNAMQIVNRPTPSSIPPASTPQRPNQPTSTASSPAVDNSLIDLTDEDDGPKPSPVQQPTQVQANVVPKPPITLLNGQTHLQHQYGQQRQQQQQQQGNLPPLVVINQQRLVARPPLQQRPTAANSSTTAARPMLIQRPGVTNGLQRGMVPGQMQQQQQVFKARMANGQIVRAQLQQRTTITYRHPAPLPQAAPQAVNPGWKQAPPRPSIRINNIETGIVISWTMDDLSESHATIVSYQIYAYQETSAAPAVDMWRHVGDVKAMLLPMAVTLTQFQEGQRYHFAVRAVDEHQRIGQFSPPRTWNETAPGKA, encoded by the exons ATGATGGAAGTAGACCAGCCGATTACGAACGGAAACGGACTAGCCACAAAGCTACCGGAAGCTGATGCTGTACAAAGTATCAAACAAAACGGAGCAGTAGGAACACCACAGCCACAGTCGGCAACTCTAGCGGAAGAAGATGTGGTTATGGACATAGATGAAACCCTGGTCGAATCGTCCTCGGTTTCGACCCTAGCCGGAAAGGGTCTCGAGGACGAGGAAAACATGGAACGGTTGATGCTGAGCGAAACGGATGACAACGATGAAG AGCTACTCGACAACACCATCAGCTCCGGCACCGAACTAGTTCAGACCATATCGGATACGTTGATCGAGGATATCATTCAGCTCAACAAAGATTCTCATCGCGCCGAAGAGGAGAAGCAGGAAGAGGAGCAGGGAAAACAAGAAGCTGCCAACGAAGTGGTAACGCTAGACACACTCATCGATGACGAGCTAGACGAGAAGCTGCTCCTGGAAGgagacgacgatgacgatgcCGTCGAGATTGGAGTGGAAGTGGACGAGAGCGAACTTCTTGCCGAAACGTTACCTTCTGTCGAGCTTGAGAAGCTAATGAAGGAAGATGAACCAGTCACTGTCGTTGATAACAGTATTGTAGTGAAGGTACCGGAAGCAGATGCTACGATTCAAGATCTGACTGACAGTTCGACAGTCGTGGATGATGAAGCGGGACTTAGTATTCTGAACACGGCTGCGGTAGATATGACTTCCGTGGATGAGACAGAATTGGATGAACCGATGGAAGACGAAGATGCCGCACAGAAGGATACACCTGTCTTGGAAGATCTAATGGCGGAAATAGAAAACGGGGAATCAAACCCGGTGGAGCTCGAAACAGATCCTGCTGCACCCGAACAATCAGAAGTTCTGCTCGAAAAAGAAGAGCACATGGTCAGGTCTGAAGCACCATCGCCGGATTTAGAagatttaataaagttttcaGATACCGTTGTCGAAGTCGATGAAAAGGAAACCTTACCAGAGCCAGCTAGAGTCGAATCTGAAACACCTGCCATTGTTGACCTTCCTGAGGAAACTAGAATCGAATCTGAAACACCTGTAATTGCTGAACTTCCTGAGGAAAGCGtatcaaatgaaagtttcaCGGCAGCAGAAAAATCTTCTTGTCAGCCAGAAGCTTCACCGGAAATATCTGACCTAATCAAATTTACCAGCATTCTTGAACCCCAACCGTCAGAACCGTCAGAACCGGAAGCTAATCCAGAGCTACCCAGTGAAGTTGAAAGTGAAAGCTCTGAAGCTGAGAAGGATAATTCAGAACAAGTTACTGAAAACACGAAAGTAAGGCAATCGGAAAATGAATCATCAGAAACTAAGGATACCCTCAAGGATCAGCCAGTCATTGATGCTGAACCCAAAGAAAGTCCAAAAGAGGATGTTCAGTCGGAAGAAACACCCGTTGAAGAAACTGATAAAGCAGAGGAAACGGTAATCGAAAGCGTTTCTAAGGAAAACGTTGAAAAGGATTGTGCTGCAATAGAATCGGAGCTTTCGGATTTGATACGTTTTTCGGAACCGCTTAAGAAAAGTGAGGAAGACGAGAAATCGGAAGCTAGTTCCGAGACCAAAACCGATAAAACAGATGACGATAAATTAGAACCAATTGAGGAAAAAGTCGAGGAAAAAACTGATAAATCGGAAACAGTTGAGGAAAAGGCCGAGGAAGATACTGAAACGAAAGACAGCGAAGAAGATGCGCAAACATCGAAGATCACCTGTCCCCAAGCTTTGCAGGCGGCCGACGAGGAAGATCTATTGGAGATGATGGAAGAACCGGATCGTGCCGAACAGGATGACGATCAACACGAAGAAGATGGCGATGATCATAGCAGCGAATCGGGAAGCGCAAAACCGGAGACTGCCCaaggtgatggtgaagatgatGATTTTGACGAGGAAGCCGAATCGGATTATATGGCAGTGGACGATGAAGAGGCCAGTAGAAACGCGGAAGACGCGGAGGAAGGAACCGAAGCCGAACAAAAGGATGACGAAGAGGCTGACGGAGAACCACCAAGCAAGCGTAGATGCTCGGTCGATGTTAGGAGCCCTCAGGAAAAGGTTAACGAAAGCCTGATGGAAGCTGTTGAAAAGGAGGTGTCAGAAAAAGAAGTTATCGCAGAGGAGACTAATGAAGAGGTTGCCCCGAAAGATGAGAAGCTGGCCGAAAAAGAAGAATCGACTAGTGAAAAGGAAGCTACTAAGGAGAAAAAGTTGGAAGCTATGGATGTTTCAGAGGATACACCTGATGTTGCAGAACCGAAGTCAGAAAGTGAACCTGAGCTGGAAGAAAAGTCGGAAGGAGTTCCTGAAGCATCTGTTGAGGTCGCCAAAAAGACAAGTGAATCAGTCGAAAAAAGTGAAACACAAGAAGAGACTAAAGTGACTGAGGAGTCTCTGAAGGTAGCAAAAACGGAATCTGAAGAAACTGTTGAAGAAAAATCAGAAGAAGTAACGAAAGAAGTTTCAACGGAAGCAGCAGAATCATCATTAACAGAGGCAACAACAAAATCGTCGGAAGAAGTTCCAAAAACAACGGAAAAATCCGAAAAAGACGACTGTGTTGAAATTGATGGTGCCGAATCTGTTGaagtaaataaagaaaaaattgcTAGTTCAGGAGAAGCTCCTGCCACAGAGAAGGCAAAAGCGGAATCAAAGCCGGAAGAACCCAAAAAGGACACCGAAGAAGACACGAAAAAAACGAAAGACACAGACGCACAGGATGAAATTTTAGTTATCGACGATGATGACGACGTGCCCGAGAAAAAAGCGGAGAAGAAAGAAGCCGGTGTCAAACGGCCTTGCCCATCGGATGAAGATGCCAACGAAGATTCCGCGAAAAAGGTTCGTCTATCAGATAAAAAAGAGGAAGACAAACCGGGTAAGGAACCTGGCAAATCAGCGCTAGAATCAATCGAACCCATCAAAATTGATCTAGACCCGGAGCCGAAAATGTTAAAGGAACTGAAACCTGTTCGATTAGATTtcctgaaaaaattcaaaaagccaTTGGAGAAGATGAATCGCTCTGACTTGGAGGAGTTTGTTTTGCAGAAAATAGTGGAAGGGATTGCTTTTAAGTCGACTATTGCGGATATGCGTAATCAGCTGGAGGCGCATGATACATTACTTCAGGGCTATCGCCAAAAGGTGCATGATTTGAATAAACAATTCAAAGATTTGGAGATGGTCCACGAGCGTGTGGTGAAAGATTTGGAAAAGAGGAACCAGCACTTTATAACACCGGTTAAGATTACTCGTGCTGTTGGTTTGCAAGTTTCTCAGCCGAGATTTGGCGCCAACAATCGACAATCGGGTGTTAATACGAATTCGCCTGCCACAAATTCCCCCAAGACACAAACAAGTAGGTCCCAGCCGGCAACTCCTACTCAAACGGGACCATCTCCTACTAAAGCATCTCCTCAAAACTCAATCCAAGTTAGGAAACCTCAGTTCAGCAGGACAACGGCTGCGAACAAATCCAATATCAATCAATCTGCTATTTCGCGCACGGGTGCTACTGTCAATTCCATCAATAGGATAATTCCTTCTGGAACGGCAACCACACCAGTGAACAAAAGCATCACTCCACTACAATCGCCGGTGTCTACACCGCAACAACAAAATTCACCCGCACAAAACGCTCAACAGCAATTACCACAAGCAACTTCAGCGAATATTGTCCGAAAGAAACCAATTCAAAAGTTTACTCCTATGCGTCCGCCCCTCTCGTTAACCCAACAGgtgcaacagcaacagcaaactCGACAGATGCAAGAACAACTTTTGAGGCAACAGATTCAGGAATCACAAAACCCTGGAAGCGCTCCGGGAAGCCAACCTCAAAGTCCCCTAACGCAATCACCTCAAGGTTCTCCCTT GACAAGAACTCCAGAACCGGCATCATCTCCAATAGGAAACGCTTCTGGTCGCGTACCTCCCATTGTTGTTAAAAAAGTTGGACCTCCGAATGCCATGCAGATCGTCAATCGGCCAACTCCTAGTTCTATTCCTCCTGCCTCTACACCTCAACGTCCAAATCAGCCAACGAGTACTGCCTCCAGTCCGGCTGTCGATAACTCTCTGATCGATTTGACCGACGAAGACGATGGCCCCAAACCAAGTCCGGTACAACAGCCAACACAAGTACAGGCTAACGTTGTTCCCAAACCACCGATTACTCTTTTGAACGGACAAACTCATCTTCAACATCAGTATGGTCAGCAAcgacagcagcaacagcagcagcaaggtAACCTACCACCTTTGGTTGTTATCAACCAGCAGAGGTTGGTGGCCAGACCTCCGCTACAACAGCGGCCAACAGCAGCTAATAGTTCAACTACTGCAGCTCGACCGATGCTCATTCAGCGCCCAGGTGTTACCAACGGTTTGCAGCGCGGCATGGTTCCAGGACAaatgcagcaacagcagcaggtGTTCAAAGCGCGTATGGCAAACGGACAAATTG TTCGAGCGCAACTGCAGCAGCGAACTACGATCACCTACCGGCATCCGGCACCGTTACCCCAGGCGGCACCACAGGCTGTTAATCCGGGCTGGAAGCAAGCCCCTCCTCGACCTTCCATACGTATTAACAACATCGAAACGGGTATCGTCATCTCCTGGACGATGGATGATCTCTCCGAAAGCCATGCGACCATCGTTAGCTACCAGATATATGCGTACCAGGAAACGTCCGCTGCGCCGGCAGTCGACATGTGGCGCCACGTGGGTGACGTCAAAGCGATGCTGCTCCCGATGGCCGTCACCCTGACACAGTTCCAGGAAGGTCAACGGTATCATTTCGCGGTGCGGGCTGTCGATGAGCATCAGCGCATTGGCCAGTTCAGCCCTCCGCGGACCTGGAACGAGACAGCCCCGGGCAAAGCCTAA